The Planctomycetota bacterium sequence TCTGCTGGCGGTCCGCCTGTACGAGAAGCGCGGAGAGCCGGCGCGGGCTGCCGAGCGATGCCTGACGGTGACCGAACTGGAGCCTCAATGGCTCGACGCGCATCTGCGTCTCGGTCATCTGCTGCGCGAGCAAGGGCGCGTGCGGGATGCAGCGGAGGCCTATCGGCGGGCGCTCGAGGTGAAGGCGGATTGCGAGGAGGCGCGGCACGGACTGGAGCGCCTGGAAGCGGCGCTTGCGCAGCATCCTGCGGAGGCGGCGGAAGGGGGTGCCGGATGAGTTACCTCCTTCGGCTGCTGGGGCGGGGCTTGGCCGGCGATTTCACGGGGTATCTGAGCAAGTTCCTTAAAACCCCCTCGGACGAAAGTCTGGAGGCGCTGCAGGCGGGGGTGCAGGAATCGCCGCGGCGTGCGGAGGCGTGGCTCGCGCTGGGCCTGAAGCAGATGGAACTGGGCCGTCTGGCGGCGGCGCGGCAGGCGCTGGAGTCGGCGGTGCGGCTTGACCCGGCGCTGGACGATGCGCGGGTGGCATTGGCAGCGGCGGTGAGCGACCTGGGGGACCCGGCCCGAGCCGTCGAACTCCTCGGTCCGGTGGCCGAACGCAGCCTTCAGACGGCGACGGTGCGGTACGTGATGGGGCAACTCCAGGAGCGGCGGGGATCGGCGGACGAGGCGGCGGCGAACTACACGGCTGCGCTGGCCGCCGACCCGATGCACGAAGCGGCGCGGCAGCGGCTGGCGGCGCTGGAACTGGTGCGAGGAAACCTGGACGAGGCGGTCAAGCATTATACGACGCTCAAGCGTCAGGGCCCCGGCGATTTTGAAACCCGGATGAACCTGGCGTCGCTCGAAGTTCGCCGGGGCGACATCGCGGCCGGCATCGCCGAGTATCAGGAAGCGATCCTCATCGAACCGGACAACTGGGAGGCGCGGTGCCATCTGGCCGATTGCCTCGAAGAACAAGGGATGCACGAGGAGGCGCTCGCGGAAATCCGGCGCGTCCTCGACTTTCACCCGGACTATCCCGACATGCATTACCGGGCGGCGAGGCTGCTGGTGCTGACGGGCGACCTGGAGGAGGCGGAGTATCGCCTGCAACAGGCGCTGGCGATGAACCCGCGGTATCTCGATGCGTTGGTCCTGCGCGGCCAGGTGCTGGTCGAGTTGGGCCGGCCGGACGAGGCCGTCGCCCATTACGAACGGGCGACGCGCGTGAACGACGGTTACCTGGAGGCCTACGTCGGCCTGTCGGTGGCGTACCGGCAGATCGGGATGAACGCCGAGGCGGACGAGGCGATCGAGATGGCCTCGCGCATCGAGCCGGGTTCGACGCGCCTGTATCAGGAGACGGCGCGTCTGGCGCTGCGTTCGAGCCTGTCGGCGGCGCTCGGGCGCGAGTTGAACGTGCCGGCCGCGGTCATGGAGCCCGTGGTGGACGAACTGACGGCGTCGGAGGTGCTCGAAACGGAACTTCGGGAACACGCCGACGCGGTGGCGGCCCATCCGGATTTCCCGGACTACCGCTATCGGTACGGGCTGCTCCTGAAGAGCGCGGGGAAGGTTGAGGAGGCGCTGGAGCAGTTCCGGGCGGCGACGCGGTTGAACCCGACCTACGTCAAAGCGCTGGTCAAACTGGGGCTGACAGCCTGGGAGGCGGGCCGGCTGGAGGAGGCGACCGAGGCGCTCTCCCAGGCGGTGAACCTGGAACCGGCGTACGTGGACCTGCATTACCGTCTGGGACTGGTGTACGCGGACCGCGGGCTCTGGCCGCTGGCCGTGGAAGAGTACCAGAGCGCCCTGGAGCGTCAGCCTGGCGCCGAGGCCGTCGAGGCAAGCCTCATGCTGGCGCTGGAGAATATGGGCCTCGTGGGGGAAGAGCATTCGCCGTTCGCTGCGGCGACGGAAGCGGCGGACGAGGCGACGGACGCCGCACCGACCGATTAGGAGCGGGCGGTCGGCGCCCCCTGCGGCCAATTCCTTGACAGGCGGGCGCCGGGAGTCTTAAATGGCCTCGGCCCGGGGGCCCCGTTCCGGAGAAACCCTTCTGACGCGTGAGCGACCCAGCCTTCTGCGAAATCCTGAGGGCGCCGTGAGGCGAGCGCGCCCGTACATCGTCACGGTGATGGTGCCGGTCGTCGTCCTGGCGGTGGGGAGCCTGGCGATTGAGTACGGTTTCCAGGTATCGGCGGAGACGAAGCGGGTACTCCATGCCGTGGAGGCGGCGGCGCTGGCGGGGCTTTTGTTGGAGCCGCTGTTGGGGCTTCTGCTGTCGCGTGAGCGGGCGGAGGTTCTGCGGTCGCGATGGTTCCACTTCGCCCTGGCGGGCGCGTATGCCGCAGCGGTCGGGCTGCTGTACGCGGGGAAGGTGCCGGAGCCGGCCGTGTGGGTTCGGCGGGCGGCCCAGGTGGCGATCGTGCTGAGCCTGGTGGTGCGGCTGGTGGAACTGAACCAGTTCCTGGCGACGCTGCGTTTGCCGCCGGCCTTGCTGTTCGTCGGGAGTTTTCTGACGCTTATTGTGGTGGGGACGGGCTTTCTGCTTCTGCCGGTGGCGACGGCGCCGGGCGAGCCGGCGACGAGTTTCACCGACGCCCTCTTTACGGCGACGAGCGGCGTGTGCGTGACGGGTCTGGTGGTCGTGGACACGGGGACGCATTGGGCCCCGCTGGGGCGGTACGTGATTCTCGCACTCATCCAGTTGGGCGGGTTGGGGCTGATGACGTTCGGCTCGGTGTTCGCGCTGCTCCTGTGGCGCGGGATGCGGGTCCGCGAGTCGGTGATGATGCAGGAGGTGCTGACCCACGACCTTTTGTCCGAAG is a genomic window containing:
- a CDS encoding tetratricopeptide repeat protein; its protein translation is MSYLLRLLGRGLAGDFTGYLSKFLKTPSDESLEALQAGVQESPRRAEAWLALGLKQMELGRLAAARQALESAVRLDPALDDARVALAAAVSDLGDPARAVELLGPVAERSLQTATVRYVMGQLQERRGSADEAAANYTAALAADPMHEAARQRLAALELVRGNLDEAVKHYTTLKRQGPGDFETRMNLASLEVRRGDIAAGIAEYQEAILIEPDNWEARCHLADCLEEQGMHEEALAEIRRVLDFHPDYPDMHYRAARLLVLTGDLEEAEYRLQQALAMNPRYLDALVLRGQVLVELGRPDEAVAHYERATRVNDGYLEAYVGLSVAYRQIGMNAEADEAIEMASRIEPGSTRLYQETARLALRSSLSAALGRELNVPAAVMEPVVDELTASEVLETELREHADAVAAHPDFPDYRYRYGLLLKSAGKVEEALEQFRAATRLNPTYVKALVKLGLTAWEAGRLEEATEALSQAVNLEPAYVDLHYRLGLVYADRGLWPLAVEEYQSALERQPGAEAVEASLMLALENMGLVGEEHSPFAAATEAADEATDAAPTD